One part of the Tachysurus fulvidraco isolate hzauxx_2018 chromosome 23, HZAU_PFXX_2.0, whole genome shotgun sequence genome encodes these proteins:
- the tuba1a gene encoding tubulin alpha-1A chain: MRECISIHVGQAGVQIGNACWELYCLEHGIQPDGQMPSDKTIGGGDDSFNTFFSETGAGKHVPRAVFVDLEPTVIDEVRTGTYRQLFHPEQLITGKEDAANNYARGHYTIGKEIIDLVLDRIRKLADQCTGLQGFLVFHSFGGGTGSGFTSLLMERLSVDYGKKSKLEFSIYPAPQVSTAVVEPYNSILTTHTTLEHSDCAFMVDNEAIYDICRRNLDIERPTYTNLNRLIGQIVSSITASLRFDGALNVDLTEFQTNLVPYPRIHFPLATYAPVISAEKAYHEQLSVSEITNACFEPANQMVKCDPRHGKYMACCLLYRGDVVPKDVNAAIATIKTKRTIQFVDWCPTGFKVGINYQPPTVVPGGDLAKVQRAVCMLSNTTAIAEAWARLDHKFDLMYAKRAFVHWYVGEGMEEGEFSEAREDMAALEKDYEEVGVDSIEGEGEEEGEEY, translated from the exons atg CGTGAGTGCATTTCTATTCACGTGGGTCAGGCTGGTGTCCAGATTGGCAATGCCTGCTGGGAACTCTACTGTCTTGAACACGGCATCCAGCCGGACGGACAGATGCCCAGCGACAAGACAATTGGAGGTGGAGACGATTCCTTCAACACCTTCTTCAGTGAGACTGGAGCTGGAAAGCATGTCCCCAGGGCTGTgtttgtggatctggagcctactGTCATAG ATGAGGTCCGCACTGGAACATACCGCCAGCTGTTCCACCCTGAGCAGCTCATCACAGGAAAGGAGGACGCTGCTAACAACTATGCTCGTGGTCACTACACCATTGGCAAGGAAATTATTGATCTGGTATTGGACAGAATCCGCAAACTG GCTGACCAGTGCACAGGCCTCCAGGGTTTCCTGGTCTTCCACAGCTTCGGTGGTGGAACCGGTTCTGGTTTCACCTCCCTACTGATGGAACGCCTGTCTGTTGACTACGGTAAGAAGTCCAAGCTGGAGTTCTCCATCTACCCAGCTCCCCAGGTGTCTACAGCTGTGGTGGAGCCCTACAACTCCATcctgaccacacacaccaccctagAGCACTCCGACTGTGCCTTTATGGTAGACAATGAAGCCATCTATGACATTTGTCGTAGGAACCTCGATATTGAGCGTCCTACTTACACCAACCTCAATaggctgattggtcagattgtGTCCTCCATCACTGCCTCTCTCCGTTTCGATGGTGCCCTCAATGTCGATCTTACTGAATTCCAGACCAACTTGGTGCCCTACCCCCGTATTCATTTCCCACTGGCCACCTATGCTCCAGTGATCTCTGCAGAGAAGGCTTACCACGAGCAGCTCTCTGTGTCCGAAATCACAAACGCCTGCTTTGAGCCGGCCAATCAGATGGTAAAATGTGACCCACGTCACGGCAAATACATGGCCTGCTGCCTGCTGTACCGTGGCGATGTGGTACCCAAAGATGTGAATGCTGCTATCGCCACCATCAAGACAAAGCGCACAATCCAGTTTGTGGACTGGTGTCCCACTGGGTTCAAGGTGGGCATCAACTACCAGCCCCCCACAGTGGTTCCAGGTGGAGACCTGGCCAAGGTGCAGAGGGCTGTGTGCATGCTGAGTAACACCACAGCCATTGCTGAGGCCTGGGCTCGTCTCGATCACAAGTTTGATCTGATGTACGCCAAGCGTGCCTTCGTGCACTGGTATGTGGGTGAGGGTATGGAGGAGGGCGAGTTCTCTGAGGCCAGAGAGGACATGGCTGCCCTAGAGAAGGATTATGAGGAAGTTGGTGTTGACTCCATTGAAggtgagggagaggaagagggagaggagtattaa
- the LOC113641796 gene encoding tubulin alpha chain, with protein MRECISIHVGQAGVQIGNACWELYCLEHGIQPDGQMPSDKTIGGGDDSFNTFFSETGAGKHVPRAVFVDLEPTVIDEVRTGTYRQLFHPEQLITGKEDAANNYARGHYTIGKEIIDLVLDRIRKLADQCTGLQGFLVFHSFGGGTGSGFTSLLMERLSVDYGKKSKLEFSIYPAPQVSTAVVEPYNSILTTHTTLEHSDCAFMVDNEAIYDICRRNLDIERPTYTNLNRLISQIVSSITASLRFDGALNVDLTEFQTNLVPYPRIHFPLATYAPVISAEKAYHEQLSVSEITNACFEPANQMVKCDPRHGKYMACCLLYRGDVVPKDVNAAIATIKTKRSIQFVDWCPTGFKVGINYQPPTVVPGGDLAKVQRAVCMLSNTTAIAEAWARLDHKFDLMYAKRAFVHWYVGEGMEEGEFSEAREDMAALEKDYEEVGVDSIEGEGEEEGEEY; from the exons ATG CGTGAGTGCATCTCTATTCACGTGGGTCAGGCCGGTGTCCAGATTGGCAATGCCTGCTGGGAACTCTACTGTCTTGAGCACGGCATCCAGCCGGACGGACAGATGCCCAGCGACAAAACCATCGGAGGTGGAGATGATTCCTTCAACACCTTCTTCAGTGAGACTGGAGCTGGAAAGCACGTCCCCAGGGCTGTgtttgtggatctggagcctactGTCATAG ATGAGGTCCGCACTGGAACATATCGCCAGCTGTTCCACCCTGAGCAGCTCATCACAGGAAAGGAGGACGCTGCTAACAACTATGCTCGTGGTCACTACACCATTGGGAAGGAAATTATCGATCTGGTATTGGACAGGATTCGCAAACTG GCTGACCAGTGCACAGGCCTCCAGGGTTTCCTGGTCTTCCACAGCTTCGGTGGTGGAACCGGTTCTGGTTTCACCTCCCTGCTGATGGAACGCCTGTCTGTTGACTACGGTAAGAAGTCCAAGCTGGAGTTCTCCATCTACCCAGCTCCCCAGGTGTCTACAGCTGTGGTGGAGCCCTACAACTCCATcctgaccacacacaccaccctagAGCACTCCGACTGTGCCTTTATGGTAGACAATGAAGCCATCTATGACATTTGCCGTAGGAACCTCGATATTGAGCGTCCTACTTACACCAACCTCAATAGGCTTATTAGCCAGATTGTTTCCTCCATCACTGCCTCTCTCCGTTTCGATGGTGCCCTCAATGTCGATCTTACTGAATTCCAGACCAACTTGGTGCCCTACCCCCGTATTCATTTCCCATTGGCCACCTATGCTCCAGTGATCTCTGCAGAGAAGGCTTACCACGAGCAGCTCTCTGTGTCCGAAATCACAAATGCCTGCTTTGAGCCGGCCAATCAGATGGTAAAATGTGACCCACGTCACGGCAAGTACATGGCCTGCTGCCTGCTGTACCGTGGCGATGTGGTGCCCAAAGATGTGAATGCAGCTATTGCCACCATCAAGACAAAGCGCAGCATCCAGTTTGTGGACTGGTGTCCCACTGGGTTCAAGGTGGGCATCAACTACCAGCCCCCCACTGTGGTTCCAGGTGGAGACCTGGCCAAGGTGCAGAGGGCTGTGTGCATGCTGAGCAACACCACAGCCATTGCTGAGGCCTGGGCTCGTCTCGATCACAAGTTTGATCTGATGTACGCCAAGCGTGCCTTCGTGCACTGGTATGTGGGTGAGGGTATGGAGGAGGGCGAGTTCTCTGAGGCCAGAGAGGACATGGCTGCCCTGGAGAAGGATTATGAAGAAGTTGGTGTTGACTCCATTGAAGGTGAGggagaggaagaaggagagGAGTATTAG